CTGCGTATCGAGGCCGACGCCGTCGCCGCCCTGGCCGACCGCATCGGCGGGGAATTCGAGCGTGCCGTCGACATCATCCTGAAACGCCATGGCCGCGTGATCGTCACCGGCATCGGCAAGTCGGGCCACATCGCGCGCAAGCTCGCGGCCACGCTGGCCAGCACCGGCACGCCGGCCTACTTCGTGCACGCGGCCGAGGCGGCCCATGGCGACCTCGGCATGATCACGCCCGAGGACGTGGTGATCGCGATGTCGAACTCGGGCTCGAGCGAGGAGCTGCTGATGATCGTGCCCCTGGTCAAGCGCCAGGGCGCGCGGCTGATCGCGATGACCGGCAAGCCCGAGTCGCCGCTCGCGCGCGAGGCCGACTGCCATCTCGAAGTCGCCGTCGCCGAGGAGGCCTGTCCGCTCAATCTCGCGCCTACCGCCAGCACCACGGCGGCACTGGCGCTCGGCGACGCCCTCGCGGTCGCCCTCCTCGACGCCCGCGGCTTCGCTGCCGAGGATTTCGCGCGCTCGCACCCCGGCGGCGCCCTCGGCCGTCGCCTGCTCACCCACGTCGGCGACGTGATGCGTCCGGCCAACGCCGTACCGCAGGTCGCAGCCGACGTAGCGCTGACCCAGGCCCTGCTCGCGATGACCGCGGGCGGCATGGGCATGACGGCGATCACCGACGGAGCCGGCCTGCCGCTCGGCATCTTCACCGACGGTGACCTGCGCCGTGCGCTCGAGAAGGGCGTCGACGTGCGCACCGCACGCGTGAGCGAGGTCATGTCGCGCAACCCGCGCAGCATCGGTCCTGGCGCGCTCGCCGTAGAGGCTGCCGAGGTCATGGAGCGAATGCGCATCAGCCAGCTCCTGGTCGTGAACGAGGCGGGCCGGCTCGCGGGCGCGCTGACGACCCACGACCTGATGCTGGCGAAGGTCATCTGAACGATGCGCGTCGACACCTGGCGCCTCTACCCCGTCCTCGCCCTCGCGGCGCTCGCCGCGGCCTCGGTATGGCTGGAACGCGTCACCCGCATCGACGATCCCGTCATGCAGGAAGAGCAGACCGGGCCCGACTTCATCGCCGAGCAGACACGCGTCGTGGGCTTCGGTGTGGACGGGCGCCAACGCTACGAGCTGCTTGCCGAACGCCTCGAGCACTTTCCCGCCAGCGACGTCACCCGCCTGCACCAGCCGCGGCTGCAGATGCAGGGCGAGCAGGGCAAGACCCTGATCAGCGCGCGCCGCGCGGACGTCTCGCCGGGCGGCGAGCAGGTCGATCTCGCCGGCGAGGTGCGCGTGCGCCGCCCCGCCACCGCCGAGACGCTGCCGCTCACGCTCGACTCCGAGACCCTCACCGTGTGGCCCGACGCCCATCGCGCGCTGACCGACTCGCCGGTCGTGCTCACGCGTGGCGAGGCACGCGCCACGGCCCAGGGCATGCGCGCCGACAACCTCTTCGGCACGCTCGAACTCATCGGCGAGGTCAGGACCCTGATGCCGCCCCGCCGCCAAGGATCGCCATCATGAAACGCCTCCTGCTCACCACCCTGCTCGCCCTCGCGGCGGCAGGCCAGCCCGCATTGGCCGAGAAGGCCGACCGCGACCAGCCGGTCAACATCGAAGCCGACCGCCTCACAGTGGATGACCGCAACAAGGTGCACATCTTCGAGGGCAACGTCGTCCTGACCCAGGGCACCCTGGTCATCCGCGGCGACAAGCTGGTCGTCACCCAGGACGCCGCCGGCTTCCAGAACGGCGTGGCGACCGCCGCCGGCAAGGGCCTGGCCACCTTCCGCCAGCGCCGCGACGGCAGCACCGAGTACGTCGAGGGCGAGGCCGAGCGCATCGAATACGACAGCCGCAGCGAGAAGGCCCGGCTCTTCAATCGCGCCAAGGTCACCAGCGGCGGCGACCAGGTCAGCGGCCACTACATCGAGTACGACGCCATCACCGAGAACTACCTCGCCACCAATGCCCCCGGCAGCAAGCCGGGCACGGCCCCGAGCCGGGTGCGCGCAGTCATCCAGCCCAAGTCGGACGGCGGGCAATAGTCCGACCCACTGATACCAGACGTACCCAAGGAGAGAGCATGAGCTTCGAAATGATCATCGCCGAAAAGCGCGGCCGCGTCGGCCTCATCACCCTGAACCGACCCAAGGCGCTCAACGCGCTCAACGACCAGGTCGTGAACGAGATCACCGCGGCGCTGAACGACTTCGAAGCCGACGATGGCATCGGCGCCATCGTCATCACCGGCTCCGAGAAGGCCTTCGCCGCCGGCGCCGACATCGGCGCGATGGCGAGCTTCTCGTACATGGACGCTTACAAGTCCGAATACATCACCCGCAACTGGGAACGCGTGAAGACCTGCCGCAAGCCGGTGATCGCCGCAGTGGCGGGCTTCGCCCTCGGCGGTGGCTGCGAGCTGGCGATGATGTGCGACATCATCATCGCCGCCGACACCGCCAAGTTCGGTCAGCCCGAGATCAAGCTCGGCACCCTGCCCGGCGCCGGCGGCACCCAGCGCCTGCCGCGCGCAGTCGGCAAGGCCAAGGCGATGGACATGTGCCTGACGGCGCGCTTCATCGACGCCACCGAGGCCGAGCGCGCCGGCCTGGTGTCACGCGTGGTGCCCGCCGACAAGCTCCTCGAAGAGACCATGAGCGCGGCCGAAACCATCGCCGGCTTCTCGCTGCCGGTGGTCATGATGATCAAGGAGTCGGTCAACCGCGCCTTCGAAAGCAGCCTCAACGAGGGCCTGCTGTTCGAGCGCCGGGTGTTCCACGCCGCGTTCGCGCTCAATGACCAGAAGGAAGGCATGGCGGCCTTCGTCGAGAAGCGCAAGCCGCAGTTCCGCCACGACTGATCCGGCACGGGTCTCCTGTATCGAAAGCGGCCGGCGCAATGCCGGCCGCATTTTGTTGCGGCGCGGTCACGGAACCGCAATACCCAGGGCGGACAATCGTCGAGCCCGGTCCCGGTCTCGGACGCTTCGATTCTGTCTGCAGTGGGTCTGCCGGAGCGGGCGATTGAGCACGGCAATCGAATCGGCGTTGTGCGATGCACAAATTTTCGGTTGACAGCCCGCATCGCATCCGTATAATCCGAACCATGCTGCAACGCAACATCGCAGCTAGAGAAGCGATGTTGATGCACCCACACTTTCGTCAAGGAGATTCACATGAGCAACTTCGTCACCCCCGAGCAGTTCGCCGCCGCCAACAAGGCCAACATCGAGACCCTGCTGACCCTGGCCAACACCGCCTTCGCCAGCGCTGAGCGCCTCGCCGCCCTGAACCTGAACACCGCCCGTTCGCTGCTGGAAGACGGCGTGGCCAACACCAAGGCCCTGCTGGCTGCCAAGGACGTGCAGGAGCTCGTCGGCCTGCAGGCTTCGCTGGCCCAGCCGATCGTCGAGAAGGCCGTCGCCTACGCCCGCAGCGTCTACGAGATCACCTCGCAGAGCCAGGAAGAAATGGGCAAGGTCTTCGAAGGCCAGGTCGCCGAGCTGAACAAGGGCGTCGCCTCCGCGCTGGACAAGGCTGCCAAGTCGGCTCCCGCCGGTTCGGACGTGGCCGTCGCCGCCGTCAAGTCGGCCATCGCTGCCGCCAACAGCGCCTACGACAGCATGAGCAAGGCCGCCAAGCAGGTCGCCGAGATCGCCGAAGCCAACGTGGCTGCCGCGACCAACGCCACCGTCAAGGCTGTCAGCACCGGCTCCAAGGCCGCTGCCAAGAAGGCTGCCTAAGCTTTCTCAGCCCGGCTGAACGAAAAAGCCCCGCACTGCGGGGCTTTTTTGCGTCTACATCGCGCGCGCGGATCGCTTTCTTGGGAGCGGGCTTGCCCGCGAACGCTGCGCCCGTTTCGCGCGCGATGTTCGCGGGCAAGCCCGCTCCCACGGGACTCGCTCATGCAGCGTCGGGATCAGGGCCCGAGTCGTACTTGATGTAGCGGAAGCGCGCGTCGTCGTTCGGCGTGCCCTCGAGCACACCGCCTTCTTGCCCCGGCTGCCACTGCACCACCTCCTCGATCTTGTGTGCAAGTGCGAAGTCGCGCTCGGTCACGCCCTTGGCGGAGTGGGTGCACAGCTTCACGATCACGAAAGCGTAGGACACCGCCAGGTCGGGGTGATGCCAGGCCGCCTCGGCGAGGTGGCCGACCACGTTCACCAACATCAGCGTGCCCTTCCAGCCTCCGGTGCGGTACTTGCGCCGTATCCAGCCGTTTTCGTAGTACCAGTGCGGCAGTTCGCGCTCGAGCCGCGCACGGATCTCGGCCTCGTCCAGCGGCAGGGGTTCATTGCTCATGGCAGCCTCCTCGGGGTGGGCTTCCAATGTAGCCAGCGCACATTGGTCCGTCCACCCGGCGGAACCCGGCGTCCTGCCTCGGAGCGCCCCCCGCGCAGGCCTCAGGCGGTCAGATCGTCCTTGCCCGTAGCCTCCTCGGGTTCGGCAGCCGCAGCGGCCGCCTCGCCGGTGTAGTGGTGCGGGAACAGGCGACGCATCTCGGCCTCGATCCAGGCCTCCGCGCGCTCGTTGACCGTCTCCGCCTTCTCGCCCTTCACCGGAATCAGCGGCCCGATGCTGACGACGATCTCGCCCGGGCGCTTGATGAAGGCGTTGCGCTTCCAGAATTCGCCGGCGTTGTGCGCGATCGGCACCACCGGCACGCCGGAACGCTTGGCGAGGATGGCGCCACCCGGCTTGTAGCGCCGGCTCGTGCCCGGCGCCACGCGCGTGCCTTCGGGGAAAACCACCACCCAAAGGCCTTCCTTCAGACGTGCCCGCCCCTGCTCCACCACCTGCGACATCGCATCCTTGCCCGCCGAGCGGTCGATCGCGATGCCCGGGATGCTCGCCAGCCCCCAGCCGAAGAAGGGCACGCGCAGCAGCTCGCGCTTGAGCACGTAGCACAGCGGCGGCAGGATCTGCTGCAGCGCGATCGTCTCCCATGCCGACTGGTGCTTGGCCAGCACCACCGCGGGCGTGCTCGGCAGGTTCTCGCGGCCGAGCACCCGGTAGCGGATGCCGAGCACATGGCGGATGACCCACATCATCACCGGCACCCAGGTGGTGATCAGCCGATGCCGCGTCATCGGCGGCGCCCAGAAGATCAGGATGCCGAACAGCGCGTAGGGGATCGTCACGACCGCGAGGATGATGGCGAACAGGAAGGAGCGGATCAGGTGCACGACGGGACTCGGATATCGATGGGATGGCGGAGGGGGCGGCTCAGGCGGTCAGCTCGGTCGCGACCGCATCCAGGTCGGGGAAGATCTTCGTGCCGGACGGCAGCTCGGGGTGTTCGCGCGTCGCCATCCCCTTGCCGGTCAGCACCAGGTAGGGCTGGCAGCCTGCACTGACCCCGGCCTGCAGGTCGCGCAGGCTGTCGCCGACGCAGGGCACGCCCGCGAGCTCGACGTTGAAGCGCTCGGCGATCTGCTGGAACAGGCCCGGTTTCGGCTTGCGGCAGTCGCAGGTCGAATCGGCTGCATGCGGACAGAAGAAGATCGCGTCCAGCCGGCCGCCGACCTGGGTGAGGCTGCGCACCATCTTGTCGTTGATCGCGTTGAGGGTGTCCATGCCGAACAGCCCGCGACCGACGCCGGACTGGTTGGACGCCACCACCACCCGCCAGCCCCACTGGTTGAGACGCGCGATCGCCTCGAGCGAGCCGGGGATGGGCTTCCACTCCTCCGGCGACTTGATGAACTGCTCGGAATCGACGTTGATGACACCGTCGCGGTCGAGAATGATGAGCTTCATCGGCAGGCTCCTGGGGGGTACGCACACCCGCGACGCGACTTCGCGCGCCGCGGGTCGAAGGCGATCAGGCCGAAAGGCGCGAGATGTCGGCCACCTGATTCATCAGCCCGGCCAGCTGCGCGAGCAGGGCGAGACGATTGGCGCGGGTGAGCGGCTCCTCCGCCATCACCATGACGTCCTCGAAGAACCGGTCCACCGCCGCGCGCAGCCCGGCGAGCGCGCACAGCGCCGCGGTGTAGTCCTCGTTGGCGACGTGCGAGCGCACCAGCGGCGCGACCTCGACCACCTGGTGGAACAAGGCCTTCTCGGCCGCCTCCTGCAGCAGCGCGAGATCGGGCTCGCCCGGCGTGCCCTCGGCCTTCTTGAGGATGTTGACGATGCGCTTGTTGGCGGCAGCCAGGGCCTCGGCCTCGGGCAGCGCGCGGAAGGCTTCCACCGCGGCGAGTTTGGCCGGCACCAGGTCGATGCGGGCGGGCTTCAGCGCGAGTACGGCGTCGATCACCGCGCCGTCGCGCCCTGTCTCCCGCAGCAGGTTCTTCAGGCGCTCGAACATGAAGTCCTGCAGCTGCGCGGCGAAGCCCTCGGCGCCGAGCAGGCCGGGCTTGAAGCCAGCGGCGGCGGTGTCGATGAGCCTGGGCAGCTCGAGCGGCAGCGGCGCTTCGATCAGGATGCGCAGCACGCCGAGCGCGGCGCGGCGCAGCGCGAACGGGTCCTTGTCGCCGGTCGGCACCATGCCGATGCCGAAGAAGCCGACCAGGGCGTCGAGCTTGTCGGCCAGCGCCACCGCAGCGGCGACATTGCCCTCGGGCAACGCGTCGCCGGCGAAGCGCGGCTGGTAGTGGGACTGGATGGCGTCGGCGACGACCTGCCCTTCGCCGTCGGCGAGCGCGTAGTAGCGGCCCATGATGCCCTGCAGCTCGGGGAACTCGCCCACCATGTCGGTAACGAGGTCGGCCTTGGCCAGGCGCGCGGCACGCTTCGCGGCGGCGACGTCTCCATGCAGTTGCGCGGCGATCGCACCGGCCAGCGCCTCGAGGCGCTCGACGCGCTCGAGCTGGCTGCCGAGCTTGTTGTGGTAGACCACCGGCGCGAGGCGCGGCAGGCGGGCCTCGAGCTTCTGCTTCTTGTCCTGCTCGAAGAAGAAGCGCGCGTCCGACAGCCGCGGTCGCACCACGCGGGCGTTGCCGGCGACAATGTTGCTCGGGTCGGCCACCTGCATGTTGGAAACGATGAGGAAGCGGTTGAGCAGCTTGCCGGCACCGTCGAAGAGCGGGAAGTACTTCTGGTTGGCGCGCATGGTCAGGATCAGGCACTCCTGCGGCACGGCGAGGAACTCGGCCTCGAACTCGCCCACATACACCGTCGGGTGCTCGACCAGCGCGGCGACCTCGTCCAGCAGGTCGGCGTATTCATTCAACAGCGCGCCCTGCTTCGCGGCCTCGGCGAGCAGCTGGCGCTCGATGTTGGCGCGGCGCTCGGCGAAGTTGGGAATGACCTTGCCCTCGGCGAGCAGCGTGGGCTCGTAGGCATCCGCAGTCGCGATGTCGATCTCGCCGCGGCTCATGAAGCGATGGCCGCGGGTGCTGCGCCCCGAATCCAGGTCGAGCACGCGGCCCGGCACCACCTCGGCGCCGTGCAGCAGCGTGAGCTTGTGCACCGGACGCACGAAGGTGGCGTCGCCGTCGCCCCAGCGCATGACCTTCGGGATGGGCAGCGCCTTGATGGCGTCCTGCACGATGCCCGCGAGCACGTCGGCGAGCTTCGCACCCGCCACGGTTGCGGTGTGGAACAGCGCCTCGGCCTTGCCGTCCATGCGGCGCTCGAAGCCCGAAACCGCATCGGCCGGGACGCCCTTCGCCTCCATTTTCTTCAGCAGCGCCGGGGTCGGCTTGCCCTCGGCGTCGAGCGCCACGGACACCGGCATCAGCTTCTCGGTGACTTCCTTGGCAGCGGCCTCGGCAGCCACCTGCGCCACCGTCACCGCCAGGCGGCGCGGGCTGGCGAAGGTGCGGAACGGCGCGTCGGCGGGCGCCAGCCCCTTGGCCTTGAGGCCCTCTGCGATCTTGGTGGCGAAGGTCTCGCCCAGGCGCGGCAGGGCCTTGGGCGGCAGCTCTTCGGTGAGCAGTTCAACGAGCAGGGTCGCGGCGGTCATCACGCGGCCTCCTTTTCAGCATTCAGCATCGGGAAGCCGAGGGCTTCACGGGATTCGAAATACTCCTGGGCCACCGCACGCGACAGGTTGCGGATGCGACCGATGTAGGCGGCGCGCTCGGTCACCGAGATGGCGCCGCGGGCGTCAAGCAGGTTGAAGGTGTGCGCGGCCTTCAGCACCATCTCGTAAGCCGGCAGCGCGAGACCGACCTCCATCACGCGCTTGGCTTCGGACTCGTAGTTGGCGAACAGCGAGAACAGGAAGTCGACGTTGCTGTGCTCGAAGTTGAAGGTCGATTGCTCGACCTCGTTCTGGTGATAGACGTCGCCATAGGTGACCTTGCGCCCGTCGGGGGCGATCGACCACACCAGGTCATAGACGTTTTCCACGCCCTGCAGGTACATCGCCAGGCGCTCGATGCCGTAGGTGATCTCGCCCAGCACCGGCTTGCAGTCCAGGCCGCCGACCTGCTGGAAGTAGGTGAACTGGGTGACCTCCATGCCGTCCAGCCACACTTCCCAGCCCAGGCCCCAGGCGCCGAGGGTGGGGTTCTCCCAGTCGTCCTCGACGAAGCGGATGTCGTGCACCATCGGGTCGATGCCGAGCGCGCGCAGGCTGTCGAGGTAGAGCTCCTGGATGTTCAGCGGCGAGGGCTTGAGCACCACCTGGAACTGGTAATAGTGCTGCAGGCGGTTGGGGTTCTCGCCGTAGCGGCCGTCCTTGGGCCGGCGCGAGGGCTGCACGTAGGCGGCGTTCCACGGTTCGGGCCCGATCGCGCGCAGGAAGGTGTGGGTGTGGCTGGTGCCGGCGCCCACCTCGAGGTCGTAGGGCTGCAGCAGCACGCAGCCGCGCTCGCCCCAGAAGTGCTGGAGCGTGAGGATGACTTGCTGGAAGGTCGGTTTCACGAGTCGGTTTTCAGTGGTCATGGTCTCGGGCAGCCTCCGGGCCGCGCAGCGCACGCAAAAGCTGGGATTTTACCGGGCTTCGGGCCATGAGGGGCAGCCAGGTGGCCGGCGGACACCGTCATGTGAGAGCTACTGTCTGTGGGAGCGGGCTTGCCCGCGAACATCGCGCGCTCACGGGCTGCTTTCGCGGGCAAGCCCGCTCCCACGGACCCGGCGCAGGAAGGCCGCCATCAGGATCAGCAGCGCAAGGCCCAGCGCTGGCCAATCGCCCCAGTGCGCATAAGGGGTGAGCCCCTTGTAGCCCTGCGCCTCCACGCGCAGCACGCCGCGCTCGAACTCGGGCAGCACACCGCTCACACGGCCATCCGGCTGCACCAGCGCGGTCATGCCGGTGTTGGTCGAGCGCAGCATCGGGCGGCCGGTTTCAAGCGCACGCACACGGGCAATCTGCAGGTGCTGGGGCTGGGCGAGCGAATCGCCGTACCAGGCGAGGT
This region of Thauera sp. JM12B12 genomic DNA includes:
- a CDS encoding KpsF/GutQ family sugar-phosphate isomerase; the protein is MDPITASAESRVIALARRVLRIEADAVAALADRIGGEFERAVDIILKRHGRVIVTGIGKSGHIARKLAATLASTGTPAYFVHAAEAAHGDLGMITPEDVVIAMSNSGSSEELLMIVPLVKRQGARLIAMTGKPESPLAREADCHLEVAVAEEACPLNLAPTASTTAALALGDALAVALLDARGFAAEDFARSHPGGALGRRLLTHVGDVMRPANAVPQVAADVALTQALLAMTAGGMGMTAITDGAGLPLGIFTDGDLRRALEKGVDVRTARVSEVMSRNPRSIGPGALAVEAAEVMERMRISQLLVVNEAGRLAGALTTHDLMLAKVI
- the lptC gene encoding LPS export ABC transporter periplasmic protein LptC, translated to MRVDTWRLYPVLALAALAAASVWLERVTRIDDPVMQEEQTGPDFIAEQTRVVGFGVDGRQRYELLAERLEHFPASDVTRLHQPRLQMQGEQGKTLISARRADVSPGGEQVDLAGEVRVRRPATAETLPLTLDSETLTVWPDAHRALTDSPVVLTRGEARATAQGMRADNLFGTLELIGEVRTLMPPRRQGSPS
- the lptA gene encoding lipopolysaccharide transport periplasmic protein LptA, which gives rise to MKRLLLTTLLALAAAGQPALAEKADRDQPVNIEADRLTVDDRNKVHIFEGNVVLTQGTLVIRGDKLVVTQDAAGFQNGVATAAGKGLATFRQRRDGSTEYVEGEAERIEYDSRSEKARLFNRAKVTSGGDQVSGHYIEYDAITENYLATNAPGSKPGTAPSRVRAVIQPKSDGGQ
- a CDS encoding enoyl-CoA hydratase, with the translated sequence MSFEMIIAEKRGRVGLITLNRPKALNALNDQVVNEITAALNDFEADDGIGAIVITGSEKAFAAGADIGAMASFSYMDAYKSEYITRNWERVKTCRKPVIAAVAGFALGGGCELAMMCDIIIAADTAKFGQPEIKLGTLPGAGGTQRLPRAVGKAKAMDMCLTARFIDATEAERAGLVSRVVPADKLLEETMSAAETIAGFSLPVVMMIKESVNRAFESSLNEGLLFERRVFHAAFALNDQKEGMAAFVEKRKPQFRHD
- a CDS encoding phasin family protein; the protein is MSNFVTPEQFAAANKANIETLLTLANTAFASAERLAALNLNTARSLLEDGVANTKALLAAKDVQELVGLQASLAQPIVEKAVAYARSVYEITSQSQEEMGKVFEGQVAELNKGVASALDKAAKSAPAGSDVAVAAVKSAIAAANSAYDSMSKAAKQVAEIAEANVAAATNATVKAVSTGSKAAAKKAA
- a CDS encoding 4a-hydroxytetrahydrobiopterin dehydratase, which produces MSNEPLPLDEAEIRARLERELPHWYYENGWIRRKYRTGGWKGTLMLVNVVGHLAEAAWHHPDLAVSYAFVIVKLCTHSAKGVTERDFALAHKIEEVVQWQPGQEGGVLEGTPNDDARFRYIKYDSGPDPDAA
- a CDS encoding lysophospholipid acyltransferase family protein — encoded protein: MHLIRSFLFAIILAVVTIPYALFGILIFWAPPMTRHRLITTWVPVMMWVIRHVLGIRYRVLGRENLPSTPAVVLAKHQSAWETIALQQILPPLCYVLKRELLRVPFFGWGLASIPGIAIDRSAGKDAMSQVVEQGRARLKEGLWVVVFPEGTRVAPGTSRRYKPGGAILAKRSGVPVVPIAHNAGEFWKRNAFIKRPGEIVVSIGPLIPVKGEKAETVNERAEAWIEAEMRRLFPHHYTGEAAAAAAEPEEATGKDDLTA
- the gmhB gene encoding D-glycero-beta-D-manno-heptose 1,7-bisphosphate 7-phosphatase translates to MKLIILDRDGVINVDSEQFIKSPEEWKPIPGSLEAIARLNQWGWRVVVASNQSGVGRGLFGMDTLNAINDKMVRSLTQVGGRLDAIFFCPHAADSTCDCRKPKPGLFQQIAERFNVELAGVPCVGDSLRDLQAGVSAGCQPYLVLTGKGMATREHPELPSGTKIFPDLDAVATELTA
- the glyS gene encoding glycine--tRNA ligase subunit beta; the protein is MTAATLLVELLTEELPPKALPRLGETFATKIAEGLKAKGLAPADAPFRTFASPRRLAVTVAQVAAEAAAKEVTEKLMPVSVALDAEGKPTPALLKKMEAKGVPADAVSGFERRMDGKAEALFHTATVAGAKLADVLAGIVQDAIKALPIPKVMRWGDGDATFVRPVHKLTLLHGAEVVPGRVLDLDSGRSTRGHRFMSRGEIDIATADAYEPTLLAEGKVIPNFAERRANIERQLLAEAAKQGALLNEYADLLDEVAALVEHPTVYVGEFEAEFLAVPQECLILTMRANQKYFPLFDGAGKLLNRFLIVSNMQVADPSNIVAGNARVVRPRLSDARFFFEQDKKQKLEARLPRLAPVVYHNKLGSQLERVERLEALAGAIAAQLHGDVAAAKRAARLAKADLVTDMVGEFPELQGIMGRYYALADGEGQVVADAIQSHYQPRFAGDALPEGNVAAAVALADKLDALVGFFGIGMVPTGDKDPFALRRAALGVLRILIEAPLPLELPRLIDTAAAGFKPGLLGAEGFAAQLQDFMFERLKNLLRETGRDGAVIDAVLALKPARIDLVPAKLAAVEAFRALPEAEALAAANKRIVNILKKAEGTPGEPDLALLQEAAEKALFHQVVEVAPLVRSHVANEDYTAALCALAGLRAAVDRFFEDVMVMAEEPLTRANRLALLAQLAGLMNQVADISRLSA
- the glyQ gene encoding glycine--tRNA ligase subunit alpha, whose protein sequence is MTTENRLVKPTFQQVILTLQHFWGERGCVLLQPYDLEVGAGTSHTHTFLRAIGPEPWNAAYVQPSRRPKDGRYGENPNRLQHYYQFQVVLKPSPLNIQELYLDSLRALGIDPMVHDIRFVEDDWENPTLGAWGLGWEVWLDGMEVTQFTYFQQVGGLDCKPVLGEITYGIERLAMYLQGVENVYDLVWSIAPDGRKVTYGDVYHQNEVEQSTFNFEHSNVDFLFSLFANYESEAKRVMEVGLALPAYEMVLKAAHTFNLLDARGAISVTERAAYIGRIRNLSRAVAQEYFESREALGFPMLNAEKEAA